One Catillopecten margaritatus gill symbiont DNA window includes the following coding sequences:
- the pxpB gene encoding 5-oxoprolinase subunit B encodes MHKIILASEDSILIYFGDKVNASLPIIIQNFANQIKATLSDVVIDVIPSYTSIQVRYDLNKIEYSAFVERVSMLLNQAIEMTSCNAKLVQIPVYYDTEVGLDLKRLLNEKNLDLPTFIALHSNQQYQVYAVGFSPAFAYLGEVDTRIQVPRLPTPRIKIPAGSVGIADNQTAVYPVDSSGGWNIVGRTPLDLSLKNPDNIRKFGVGDTVTFHSITRDEFLSSGGVL; translated from the coding sequence ATGCATAAAATTATTCTCGCCAGCGAAGATTCAATATTAATTTATTTTGGCGACAAAGTTAACGCTTCCCTCCCCATAATTATCCAAAATTTTGCCAATCAAATCAAAGCAACTTTATCCGATGTGGTGATTGATGTCATCCCCTCTTACACCTCGATACAAGTGCGTTATGACTTAAATAAAATTGAATATTCGGCATTTGTTGAGCGTGTATCGATGCTTTTAAATCAAGCAATTGAAATGACTTCTTGCAACGCCAAACTTGTGCAAATTCCTGTGTATTACGATACCGAAGTGGGCTTAGACCTTAAGCGATTATTGAACGAAAAAAACCTCGATTTACCCACTTTTATTGCACTACACAGCAACCAACAATACCAAGTTTACGCCGTCGGATTCAGCCCCGCCTTTGCTTATTTGGGCGAAGTTGATACTCGCATCCAAGTGCCTCGCCTACCAACCCCAAGAATTAAAATCCCAGCAGGCAGCGTTGGTATTGCCGACAATCAAACAGCCGTTTACCCTGTCGATTCTTCGGGTGGTTGGAATATCGTCGGACGCACGCCTTTAGATTTATCCTTGAAAAATCCTGACAATATCCGCAAGTTTGGCGTTGGCGATACGGTTACATTTCATTCAATTACGCGTGATGAGTTTTTATCCAGTGGCGGTGTGCTATGA
- the pxpA3 gene encoding 5-oxoprolinase subunit A 3 has translation MLKKRINCDLGECLTPSPDGIAMPLIDMANIACGGHAGDDESMTNTIQLAKQHQVTIGAHPSYADKSNFGRVSQPLEKCVLFGLLHTQIAYFKTLCSKNDATLEYIKPHGALYHDMMHNAAVFDALCKAIQSVDDNLKLVVQAGIKTPKTDLCLLFETYADRGYQGLKMLPRTEKGALLTDADAIVAQYHHFLNNSTMQIDTICFHSDNPASIKALQKLSNA, from the coding sequence ATGCTCAAAAAACGAATTAACTGCGATTTAGGCGAATGTTTGACCCCGAGTCCCGACGGGATTGCAATGCCCTTGATTGATATGGCAAATATCGCCTGTGGTGGGCATGCGGGTGATGATGAAAGTATGACCAACACCATTCAACTCGCCAAACAACACCAAGTTACTATCGGTGCACACCCCAGTTATGCGGACAAGTCTAATTTTGGGCGTGTCAGTCAACCGTTAGAAAAGTGTGTGTTGTTTGGGTTGCTACATACGCAAATAGCGTATTTCAAAACACTCTGTAGCAAAAATGACGCAACCCTTGAATATATCAAGCCTCATGGGGCTTTGTATCACGATATGATGCACAATGCCGCTGTGTTTGATGCCCTTTGCAAAGCCATTCAAAGTGTTGATGACAACCTAAAATTAGTGGTTCAAGCGGGTATCAAAACGCCTAAAACCGACCTCTGTTTACTATTTGAAACCTACGCAGACCGTGGCTATCAAGGGCTAAAGATGCTACCGAGAACTGAAAAAGGAGCGTTATTAACGGATGCCGATGCCATTGTCGCACAATATCATCATTTTTTAAACAACAGCACGATGCAAATTGACACCATTTGCTTTCACAGCGACAATCCTGCCTCTATTAAAGCCTTACAAAAACTCAGTAATGCATAA
- the selD gene encoding Selenide, water dikinase, protein MSVKLTEYSHGQGCGCKISPKVLDTILKSSIDELNDPNLLVGNHSRDDAAVYDIGNGEAIISTTDFFMPIVDDPFTFGRIAATNAISDVYAMGGVPLMAIAIFGWPLDKLPAEVGQQVIEGGRSVCQEAGMMLAGGHSIDSPEPIFGLAVTGKVSVKHLKENSTAKVGDKIYLTKPLGIGILTTAQKQKKITLEDEKRAIETMCQLNDIGAKLAKINGVNAITDVTGFGLGGHLSEVCLGSGVSATIEYIKVPTLPNIKDYLANGCSPGGAQRNFDSYGHNLSMMSSEVQSIICDPQTSGGLLIMVADEAQSEFNQVMKDAGFDLEAIGEITANDDNMAIVQINV, encoded by the coding sequence ATGTCAGTTAAGCTTACTGAATATAGTCATGGGCAAGGTTGTGGCTGCAAAATATCGCCAAAAGTCTTAGACACCATTCTTAAATCGTCCATTGATGAATTGAACGACCCTAATTTATTAGTCGGCAATCACTCACGGGATGATGCGGCGGTATACGACATCGGCAATGGCGAGGCGATTATCAGCACCACCGATTTTTTTATGCCGATTGTCGACGACCCATTTACTTTTGGGCGTATTGCGGCGACGAATGCAATTAGCGATGTGTATGCGATGGGTGGCGTGCCGTTGATGGCGATTGCGATTTTTGGCTGGCCGCTAGATAAGTTACCTGCGGAAGTGGGGCAACAGGTGATTGAAGGGGGCCGTAGCGTGTGCCAAGAAGCGGGAATGATGTTGGCTGGCGGACACAGTATTGACTCACCTGAGCCGATTTTTGGCTTGGCAGTAACGGGCAAAGTATCTGTTAAGCATTTAAAAGAAAATTCTACAGCAAAAGTTGGCGATAAAATTTACCTGACCAAGCCACTGGGTATTGGCATTCTAACCACTGCTCAAAAACAAAAGAAAATCACACTCGAAGATGAAAAGCGCGCCATTGAGACAATGTGTCAACTGAATGATATTGGTGCCAAACTGGCTAAAATTAACGGCGTGAATGCGATTACGGATGTAACGGGTTTTGGATTGGGTGGGCATTTGTCCGAAGTTTGTTTAGGTTCTGGTGTTTCGGCGACGATTGAGTATATTAAAGTGCCGACATTGCCAAATATCAAAGATTACCTTGCTAATGGCTGCTCACCAGGGGGCGCACAGCGAAATTTTGACAGTTATGGACACAATCTGAGTATGATGTCGAGTGAGGTGCAATCCATTATTTGCGATCCACAAACCAGTGGAGGCTTGTTGATTATGGTGGCAGATGAAGCGCAAAGTGAATTCAATCAAGTGATGAAAGATGCTGGGTTTGACTTAGAAGCCATTGGTGAGATTACGGCAAACGACGATAATATGGCAATTGTGCAAATCAATGTCTGA
- the selU gene encoding tRNA 2-selenouridine synthase yields MSELTQISDFTPLFTNDTPLFDTRAPSEFEQGAFPHTDSLPLMSNKERELIGTCYKNQGQEKAIILGHELVQGKVKEERLAAWLKFIKRHPNGALYCFRGGLRSQITQQWIFETSGVNYPRIKGGYKALRRFLIDETERIMGQITPIVIGGQTGCGKTLLLDKLQNKVDLEGLANHRGSAFGNTTTPQPTQINFENALAIQLIKQQTQSSLVFEDEGSNVGTVHIPQCVQAKTSTAELVLLEATVEERLQVSMDAYVTNMCEDFIKQDSENGFTNFAHYWLKSLEKIQKRLGLERYQAMLKLVNGALSLYKEQGDNSGFHSVVEVLLVDYYDPMYNYQIQKKMGRVIFKGNADEVLGYLKH; encoded by the coding sequence ATGTCTGAACTGACGCAAATTAGCGATTTCACCCCTCTATTTACCAACGACACACCGTTATTCGACACTCGAGCACCGAGCGAATTTGAGCAGGGGGCTTTTCCACACACTGACAGCCTTCCTTTAATGAGTAACAAAGAGCGTGAATTAATCGGCACTTGTTACAAAAATCAAGGGCAAGAAAAAGCCATTATTTTGGGTCACGAATTGGTACAAGGCAAGGTTAAAGAAGAGCGCCTTGCTGCATGGCTTAAATTCATCAAAAGACATCCGAATGGTGCACTTTATTGTTTTCGGGGCGGCTTGCGTAGTCAAATTACCCAGCAATGGATTTTTGAGACCTCAGGTGTTAACTATCCACGCATCAAAGGCGGCTACAAAGCACTGCGTCGATTTTTGATTGATGAAACTGAGCGTATTATGGGGCAAATCACCCCGATTGTGATTGGTGGACAGACGGGCTGTGGTAAAACCTTACTTTTAGATAAACTGCAAAATAAAGTTGATTTAGAGGGATTGGCAAATCACCGTGGCTCCGCCTTTGGTAACACCACCACACCACAACCAACGCAGATTAATTTTGAAAATGCCTTAGCCATCCAATTAATCAAACAACAAACTCAATCTTCGCTTGTTTTTGAAGACGAGGGCTCAAATGTTGGCACTGTCCACATCCCACAATGCGTACAGGCAAAGACTTCTACCGCTGAATTAGTACTGCTTGAAGCCACAGTTGAAGAGCGTTTACAGGTGAGTATGGATGCATATGTGACTAATATGTGCGAAGACTTTATCAAACAAGACAGTGAAAATGGCTTTACTAATTTCGCTCATTATTGGCTAAAAAGTTTGGAAAAAATCCAAAAACGCCTTGGTTTAGAACGCTATCAAGCAATGTTGAAATTAGTTAATGGTGCACTGTCTCTTTATAAAGAGCAGGGTGATAATAGTGGCTTTCACTCAGTGGTTGAGGTGTTATTGGTAGATTATTATGATCCAATGTATAACTATCAAATTCAGAAAAAAATGGGCAGGGTGATATTTAAGGGTAATGCTGACGAGGTGTTGGGTTATTTGAAGCATTAG
- the nrdB gene encoding Ribonucleoside-diphosphate reductase 1 subunit beta, producing the protein MFFGNTVNVARFDKQKFEMFERLTEKQLSFFWRPEEIDVSKDKIDFAKLLPNEKHIFISNLQYQILLDSVQGRSPSIAFLPIVSLPEVENWIETWSFSETIHSRSYTHIIRAIVNEPGAVFDDIMKTDEIIKRAESVSEKYDDLIKYTQTYLLHGEGTFTVDDESVEIELYALKKKLYLTLMSVNILEAVRFYVSFACSFAFAERKVMEGNAKIIKMIARDEALHLSGTQHMLNLMADGKDDPDMRKIAQECKNEVINMFKDACNQEKEWAEYLFRDGSMIGLNAEILKQYLEYITNVRMNALNLEPIFEDCTNPLPWINHWLDSDSVQVAPQETEITSYLVSAIDNNIDVDDADFGDFEL; encoded by the coding sequence ATGTTTTTTGGCAATACCGTTAATGTGGCGCGTTTTGATAAACAAAAATTTGAAATGTTTGAAAGGTTAACAGAGAAACAGTTGTCATTTTTCTGGCGACCTGAAGAAATTGATGTTAGCAAAGATAAAATAGACTTTGCTAAGTTATTGCCTAATGAAAAACACATTTTTATCTCTAATTTACAATATCAAATCCTACTAGATTCAGTACAAGGCAGAAGTCCTAGTATCGCCTTTTTACCTATTGTTTCTCTTCCAGAAGTGGAAAACTGGATTGAGACTTGGTCGTTCTCAGAAACCATTCATTCGCGCTCTTACACACATATTATTCGTGCTATTGTCAATGAGCCAGGTGCAGTATTTGATGATATTATGAAAACTGATGAAATCATTAAGCGTGCTGAAAGTGTTTCTGAGAAATACGATGATTTAATCAAATATACACAAACTTATTTACTTCATGGTGAGGGTACTTTTACTGTGGATGATGAAAGTGTAGAAATTGAATTGTACGCACTGAAAAAGAAGTTATATTTAACCCTGATGTCGGTTAATATCCTTGAAGCTGTTCGTTTTTATGTGTCATTTGCCTGCTCGTTTGCCTTTGCTGAACGCAAAGTCATGGAGGGTAATGCCAAAATCATTAAAATGATTGCCCGTGATGAGGCGCTACACCTAAGCGGAACGCAACATATGCTCAACTTAATGGCTGATGGCAAGGACGACCCAGATATGCGAAAAATTGCCCAAGAATGCAAGAATGAAGTTATTAATATGTTCAAAGATGCTTGTAATCAAGAAAAAGAATGGGCGGAATATCTATTCCGAGATGGTTCTATGATTGGGCTAAATGCCGAAATTTTAAAGCAATATTTAGAATATATTACCAATGTACGCATGAACGCATTAAATCTTGAGCCTATATTTGAAGATTGTACCAACCCACTACCGTGGATTAATCACTGGCTCGACTCTGATAGCGTTCAAGTGGCGCCACAAGAAACAGAAATCACTTCTTATTTGGTGAGTGCGATTGACAACAATATAGATGTTGATGATGCTGACTTTGGTGATTTTGAGCTTTAG
- the nrdA gene encoding Ribonucleoside-diphosphate reductase 1 subunit alpha: MTKNIQVTKRNGEKETIDMEKIHRVVSWASQGLSGVSVSQVEINAQLAFFDEIRTADIHETIIKSAADLISIEAPDYQYLAARLAIFHLRKKAFKSFVPPALFEHISKLTKLGVYDQDILNKYTQEEIEELDAVIDHERDMRFSYAAVKQLEGKYLVQNRTTGEIYESPQQLYMLVGMCLFQEYEAKVRLDIVKRFYHASSAFKISLPTPIMSGVRTPTRQFSSCVLIEADDDLDSISATAGAIVKYVSQRAGIGVNAGRIRALGAPIRGGEAMHTGCIPFYKHFHTAVKSCSQGGVRGGAATLFYPLWHLEVEDLLVLKNNAGTDENRVRHLDYGVQFNGLMYQRFIEDGDITLFSPDEVTGLYESFFEDQAEFKRLYIQYEQDASIRKKTIKARELFATFMQERANTGRIYVQNVDHCNTHGAFDPALAPVRQSNLCMEITLPTKPLYSVQDEDGEIALCTLSAVNLGALENLDELEEMTDIIVRALDSLLDYQDYPIKAAKIASMNRRTLGIGVTNLAYYLAKNNAKYSDGSGNDLIHRTFEALQYYALKASNILAQEKGACPLFHQTQYAKGIMPIDTFKKSVNDFCTTSLEMDWDTLRQNIKKTGLRNSTLTALMPCESSSQISNSTNGIEPPRGFITTKQSKDGLLKQVVPEYEALKNQYELLWDIKDNEGYLQLSAIMQKFVDQAISVNTHYDPAKFEGDKVPMKLFLMDLLTAYKYGIKTLYYHTTRDGGGDDILEKEDDNACADGVCKL, from the coding sequence ATGACTAAAAATATTCAAGTTACCAAGAGAAATGGCGAAAAAGAAACCATTGATATGGAAAAAATTCACCGTGTTGTTAGTTGGGCTTCTCAGGGGTTAAGCGGAGTCAGTGTTTCTCAAGTTGAGATTAATGCGCAATTGGCATTTTTTGATGAAATTAGAACTGCAGATATTCATGAAACTATTATTAAATCAGCAGCTGATTTAATCTCTATAGAAGCCCCTGATTATCAGTATTTGGCAGCGCGTTTAGCTATCTTTCATTTGCGTAAAAAAGCCTTTAAATCCTTCGTGCCCCCTGCTTTATTTGAGCATATAAGTAAGCTCACTAAACTGGGTGTTTACGATCAGGATATTTTAAATAAGTACACCCAAGAAGAGATTGAAGAGTTAGATGCGGTCATTGACCATGAGCGAGATATGCGTTTTTCTTATGCGGCGGTTAAACAACTTGAGGGAAAGTATTTGGTTCAAAATCGCACTACTGGTGAAATTTACGAGTCTCCACAACAGCTTTACATGTTGGTGGGTATGTGCTTATTTCAAGAATATGAGGCTAAGGTACGACTGGATATTGTTAAGCGCTTTTATCATGCCAGTTCTGCCTTCAAAATATCTCTACCAACGCCAATTATGTCGGGTGTCCGCACCCCAACCCGCCAATTTTCTTCTTGTGTTCTAATTGAGGCAGATGATGATTTGGATTCAATCAGTGCTACGGCAGGTGCGATTGTCAAATATGTTTCCCAGCGTGCCGGCATTGGTGTTAATGCGGGCAGAATCAGAGCCTTAGGCGCACCCATTCGTGGCGGTGAAGCCATGCACACAGGTTGCATTCCTTTTTATAAGCACTTTCATACAGCGGTTAAATCCTGTTCTCAAGGGGGTGTGCGTGGTGGTGCAGCCACCCTCTTCTATCCATTGTGGCATTTGGAAGTAGAAGATTTATTGGTATTAAAAAATAATGCCGGCACTGATGAAAACCGAGTTCGCCACCTGGATTATGGCGTGCAATTTAACGGATTAATGTATCAGCGTTTCATTGAAGACGGGGATATCACTCTGTTTTCACCAGATGAAGTAACAGGTTTGTATGAATCATTTTTTGAAGATCAAGCGGAATTTAAGCGCCTGTATATACAATACGAACAAGACGCCTCTATTCGTAAAAAAACCATTAAAGCGCGAGAATTATTTGCTACTTTTATGCAAGAGCGTGCAAATACAGGGCGTATCTATGTTCAAAATGTGGACCATTGCAATACCCATGGTGCTTTTGACCCAGCACTTGCGCCTGTGCGCCAATCTAACCTATGTATGGAGATCACGCTACCGACTAAACCACTATATTCTGTGCAAGATGAAGATGGAGAAATTGCTCTATGTACACTCTCAGCAGTTAATCTCGGTGCGCTCGAAAACCTAGATGAGTTGGAAGAAATGACTGATATTATTGTTCGTGCCCTAGATTCATTGTTGGACTATCAAGATTATCCAATCAAAGCAGCAAAAATTGCCAGTATGAACCGCAGAACACTGGGTATTGGCGTGACTAATTTGGCCTATTATTTAGCAAAAAACAATGCCAAATATTCAGATGGCTCAGGCAATGACTTAATACATCGTACTTTTGAAGCCTTGCAATACTATGCACTTAAAGCCTCTAACATTCTTGCACAAGAAAAAGGTGCCTGCCCATTGTTTCACCAGACCCAATATGCAAAAGGCATCATGCCAATTGATACTTTTAAGAAAAGTGTGAATGATTTCTGCACCACTTCATTAGAGATGGATTGGGATACATTACGCCAAAATATCAAAAAAACAGGGCTCAGAAATTCAACACTAACTGCATTAATGCCCTGTGAAAGCTCGTCACAAATTTCAAATTCTACTAATGGCATTGAGCCACCTCGTGGTTTTATTACCACTAAACAGTCCAAAGATGGCCTGTTAAAACAAGTAGTACCTGAGTATGAGGCGCTAAAAAATCAATATGAATTACTATGGGACATTAAAGATAATGAGGGCTACTTGCAATTATCTGCAATTATGCAAAAGTTTGTTGACCAAGCCATTTCAGTCAACACACATTACGACCCAGCAAAATTTGAAGGCGATAAAGTACCAATGAAGTTGTTCTTAATGGACTTATTGACGGCTTATAAATACGGCATTAAAACACTTTATTATCACACAACTCGCGATGGTGGCGGTGATGATATATTAGAAAAAGAAGACGATAATGCCTGTGCTGATGGCGTTTGTAAATTATAA
- the nqrF gene encoding Na(+)-translocating NADH-quinone reductase subunit F, which yields MLPNNPLFNIHLKNYRRDFECIEMDSILESGLRNGLAMRYECSNGSCGSCVAKLLKGKIKQINHHDFSLSSKQKTENTFLMCCNAPTTDVEISLDLIGGAKFISIQTIKVKIKEIAFINKNMAIISLRTPRSKTLQFMAGQDVELTFNNKTSRYPIASCPCHGMNLEFHIRNIKQDEFASEIFNKNLEPRSVVTLKGPKGLFVLKEESTRPMVFIAWDSGFAPIRSLVEHAFSLEMPNPVHFYWAYPAVEQVPYLDNYARSWYSVIDEYTYTPIACTFNRINKNDCLKVAKQMFDALDLSVVNQSDVYISAPAEVLIYLSELLLENGLNDFQLIASPI from the coding sequence ATGCTACCTAATAACCCCCTGTTTAATATTCACCTTAAAAATTATCGGCGTGATTTTGAGTGTATTGAAATGGATTCTATTCTTGAAAGCGGACTTCGTAATGGCTTGGCAATGCGTTATGAGTGTAGTAACGGCTCTTGTGGTTCTTGCGTGGCAAAATTACTAAAGGGGAAAATTAAGCAGATAAATCACCATGATTTTTCTTTATCGAGTAAGCAAAAGACTGAAAACACCTTTTTAATGTGCTGTAACGCACCTACGACAGATGTTGAGATATCTTTAGATTTGATTGGGGGTGCTAAATTTATTTCCATTCAAACCATTAAGGTTAAAATTAAAGAGATTGCGTTTATTAATAAAAATATGGCAATCATAAGCCTCAGAACGCCGAGATCTAAAACCTTGCAATTTATGGCGGGTCAAGATGTTGAGCTAACATTTAATAATAAAACTTCCAGATACCCTATCGCCTCCTGCCCTTGTCATGGAATGAACCTGGAGTTTCATATTAGAAATATAAAACAGGATGAGTTTGCCAGTGAGATTTTCAATAAAAATCTTGAACCTAGGTCGGTGGTTACCCTAAAAGGTCCGAAAGGACTCTTTGTATTAAAAGAAGAATCCACTCGACCAATGGTGTTTATTGCTTGGGATAGTGGTTTTGCGCCAATTAGAAGCCTAGTGGAGCATGCTTTCTCATTAGAAATGCCCAATCCTGTGCATTTCTATTGGGCCTACCCCGCTGTTGAACAAGTGCCCTACTTAGATAACTATGCACGCTCTTGGTATTCTGTAATAGATGAATACACCTACACCCCCATTGCTTGTACCTTTAATCGTATTAACAAAAATGATTGCCTTAAAGTTGCCAAACAGATGTTTGACGCCCTAGATTTAAGTGTTGTCAATCAATCTGATGTGTATATTTCAGCGCCTGCTGAAGTGTTAATCTATTTAAGTGAGTTGTTACTTGAAAATGGACTAAATGATTTTCAACTGATTGCCTCGCCCATATAA
- the hemH gene encoding Ferrochelatase, giving the protein MKTGILLTNLGTPDAPTKTALRRYLKQFLSDERVIQPPNKWVWWLALNVVILNIRPAKSALNYAKIWDTFGKGSPLLNITNLQAQGVRKRLASDFDDVFLEVGMRYGNPSIDSVLKKLQAKGCEKIVALPMYPQYSDTTTGSTRDAVNKSLKDWEKPPKLVFIEDYYQDSGYIQSLVNSVTEHQQQHGKPDKLIISFHGIPQRFVDNGDVYYDHCVDTAKLLANALNLDENNYQLCFQSIFGREEWLMPQTKASLESLAQNGVEHVQVICPGFSVDCLETIEEIDEENREYFMQAGGKVFSYISALNDRKDHVKALSDIISQQLN; this is encoded by the coding sequence ATGAAAACCGGTATTTTACTGACTAATTTAGGCACACCTGATGCACCGACAAAGACTGCCTTAAGGCGATATTTAAAGCAATTTTTATCAGATGAGCGTGTCATTCAACCACCAAATAAATGGGTCTGGTGGTTGGCTTTAAATGTGGTCATTTTGAACATTCGACCAGCAAAGTCCGCGCTGAATTATGCCAAAATTTGGGACACTTTTGGTAAAGGTTCTCCGCTGCTAAACATTACTAATTTACAAGCACAAGGTGTTAGAAAGCGCCTTGCCAGTGACTTTGACGATGTGTTTCTTGAGGTGGGGATGCGTTATGGTAATCCATCAATTGATTCAGTATTAAAAAAACTACAGGCTAAAGGCTGTGAAAAAATCGTAGCTTTACCGATGTATCCGCAATATTCAGATACTACAACAGGCTCAACCCGTGATGCAGTTAACAAATCACTTAAAGACTGGGAAAAGCCACCAAAACTGGTATTTATTGAAGACTACTACCAAGACAGCGGTTACATACAGTCTTTGGTGAATTCTGTGACTGAACACCAGCAACAGCATGGAAAGCCTGATAAATTAATAATATCTTTTCACGGAATTCCGCAACGTTTTGTCGATAATGGCGATGTTTATTATGATCATTGTGTTGATACCGCCAAATTACTCGCTAATGCACTTAATTTAGATGAAAACAACTATCAGCTGTGTTTTCAGTCCATCTTTGGCCGTGAAGAGTGGTTAATGCCACAGACAAAAGCCAGTTTAGAGTCTTTAGCGCAGAATGGTGTTGAGCATGTGCAAGTCATTTGCCCTGGGTTCTCCGTTGATTGCTTAGAGACTATTGAAGAGATTGACGAGGAAAATAGAGAATATTTTATGCAAGCAGGTGGAAAGGTATTTAGTTATATTTCCGCGTTAAATGACCGTAAAGACCATGTGAAAGCGCTTTCTGATATTATTTCACAGCAATTAAACTAA
- the glnQ gene encoding Glutamine transport ATP-binding protein GlnQ, with amino-acid sequence MNENIIEISNLNKWYGNFHALKNVNLKVKKGEIIVICGPSGSGKSTLIRCINFLEKFQEGTVTVDGTKLSDDVNKIRQIRSEVSMVFQHFNLFPHLSIIDNLTLAPIWVHNESKSKARDKALKLLDRVGIRDQAEKYPNQLSGGQQQRVAIARALCTSPEIMLFDEPTSALDPEMIAEVLDVMIELAKEGITMLCVTHEMGFAKKVADRVIFMDEGQIIEENQPKDFFSKPESKRLKLFLDQILSE; translated from the coding sequence ATGAATGAAAATATTATTGAAATCAGTAACTTAAACAAGTGGTATGGCAACTTTCATGCACTTAAAAATGTCAATCTTAAGGTTAAGAAAGGGGAGATTATCGTTATCTGTGGGCCATCAGGTAGTGGAAAATCCACCTTAATACGCTGTATTAACTTCTTAGAGAAGTTTCAAGAAGGGACTGTTACTGTTGATGGCACTAAGCTTAGCGATGATGTGAATAAGATCAGACAGATTCGCTCAGAGGTTTCTATGGTGTTTCAACACTTTAATCTTTTTCCACACCTTAGTATTATTGATAATCTGACCTTGGCACCTATCTGGGTACATAACGAAAGCAAATCTAAAGCAAGAGATAAAGCCCTTAAGCTACTGGATAGGGTGGGTATTAGGGACCAAGCTGAAAAGTACCCTAATCAACTTAGTGGCGGGCAACAACAGCGTGTAGCAATTGCCAGAGCATTATGCACTTCACCAGAGATAATGTTATTTGACGAACCAACCTCTGCATTAGATCCTGAAATGATTGCAGAGGTATTGGATGTTATGATAGAACTGGCTAAAGAGGGCATTACAATGCTCTGTGTGACGCATGAGATGGGCTTTGCTAAGAAAGTTGCGGACCGCGTTATTTTCATGGATGAAGGTCAAATTATTGAAGAGAACCAACCAAAAGACTTCTTCAGCAAGCCAGAATCTAAACGATTGAAATTGTTTTTAGATCAAATATTAAGTGAATAA